In Rhodococcus pseudokoreensis, the DNA window TCCGACCCCACCGGGGTTCGGGGACAGGAAACCGGCGACCTCGGCGACGTCCGCCGCCACGTCGCCGCGCAGTCCGTCCTCGGTGCGGCTCACACCCACGTCGAGTACCGCGGCACCGGGCTTGACCATGTCGGCCGTCACCAGCCCGGGAACACCTGCCGCCGCGATGACGATGTCGGCGCGCCGGACCTCCGCACCGAGGTCCCGCGTCCGGGTGTGGCAGAGGGTGACGGTGGCGTTCTCGCTGCGCCGGGTGAACAGCAGACCGATCGGGCGGCCCACGGTTACACCGCGACCGACCACGACGACGTGCGCGCCCTCGATCGGGACCTCGTAGCGGCGCAGCAGGTGCAGGATGCCGCGCGGCGTGCACGGCAGCGGCGCTTCCTTGCCGAGCACCAGGCGGCCGAGGTTGACCGGGTGCAGGCCGTCGGCGTCCTTGTCGGGGTCGATGCGCTCGAGGGCGGCATTCTCGTCGAGTTGCTTCGGCAGCGGGAGCTGCACGATGTATCCGGTGCAGTCCGGGTTGGCGTTGAGCTCGTCGATGGTGGCGTCGAGCTTCTCCTGCGTGATGTCGCCGGGCAGGTCGCGGCGGATCGAGGTGATCCCGACCTTCGCGCAGTCGTTGTGCTTGCCGCGCACGTAGGCGGCCGACCCCGGGTCGTCCCCCACCAGGACGGTGCCGAGACCGGGCGTGATGCCCTTGTCCTTCAGGGCGCTCACCCGCACCTTCAGGTCTTCGAAAATCTCGTCGCGGGTCGCCTTGCCATCGAGGATCGTTGCAGTCACGTGCCCCATTCTCTCAGGTTCGGATAACCCGCGTCAGGTCGGTTCCACCACGAGCCCGTTGGCCGTCGCGTACGCGATGGCCTGGGTGAGTTCGATCTGCGCCTTGTCCAGTGAGGCCGCCGTCCACAGGTTCGCGTCGACCTGCGCCCCACGCAGGTCCGCGCCGTCGAATTTTGCGCCCCCGGTGCGGGCTCCGGACAGGTCCGCCGAACGGAGCACGGCCCGGCGGAGGTCCGTGCGGACGAGGTTGGCTTCCCGGAACCGGCAGTCCGTGAAATCGAGTCCGCGCAGGTCTGCACCGCCCAGCGACACGAGCGTGAAGTCGCACTCGTCGAAGACCATCGGGCGCAGCCGGCAGTTGTCGAACTCCGACCCGAGGAAGCTGCAGTTGCGGAACTCGCTGTGCCACAACGTGGTTCTGGTGAACGAGCACGAGCGGAACGCCGTCCCCACGTGGTGCGACTCGGCGAGGTCGGCGCCCGTGAAATCGCAGTCGGTGAAGATCACCGACTCGGTGCGGAGTTCACTCAGGTCGGCGTCACGGAAGTTGCATTTCGTGTAGTGCCGCCGCTGCCAGTTCTGCGCGGGGAGGCGTGCGTCGCCGTAGTCCTCACCCACCACCTCTTCGACCGGATCCATGCGTCCATCATGCCGCCCCCGGTGTGGCCCTAAGCTGTGCGGGTGTTCCGAGTGATGTTCCACGAGTAGCTCCACAGCATCCACCCAATATGGATATATGCAGGTAGAGCCACAAATGAATCGACCCCGGTAGGTGCTACCAACACCGACCAGGGTCTAGGACACAACGGAGACACCCGTCATGAACCGTAAGCAGGATTCTATCCCCGTCCAGCGTCAAGCGGACGCCTACACGATCAACCAAGCCGCCGATCTCCTCGGTGCGGACACCAGCGAAGTCATCGACGCTGCCGGTCTCACCCTCGGCGAACTGGAGCTTGGAGCCGTCGAGATCGGTCTCTCAGTGACCGACTACCGGAACGTCCCGGTACTCCGCCAGCGTGACCTCGAAGTCATCGCGTCCCGGCTGGACGCTCAGCCCTACCTCTGACACCACCCGAGCCCTGTTAGGCCCTCCACGGGCCTCTCAGGGCCAAACGTCGTTATCCGTGCGAGTCCGACGCTAACCAACCGCATCCGTGATCCATCCCTAGTCCTGGTGAGCGGCACCAGGCACCTGTTCCCCAGGGTCGACACTGTCGAGCAGGTCCAGCACAACCGGCTGTCATCCAAGACAGTCGGCTAGAAGTGTTGGCCGAGAAGGTCTATCGGGGTATGGCGACCGGGCAAACGTTGGGGAAGGGGGACTAGCACAGGCACCGTTAGGTGTCCGTTCGGTCGGCATTGCCATCCCGTAGGGATGCCCTTCGAGACTCACGGAGTCACCGTTGCATCGAACTTGAACGCCTCCACAGCCGCCTTGTAGCTCTCCGTTACTTCCTTGAGGAGGTCCAGGTCCGGAGCCTGGTTGGCATAGACGTCAACGAGCAGTCGTCGCGTGGCTCCCAACGCCTTGCTCGATTGTTCGAGCTGCAAGAGTTCCAGCTTCAAAATTCGGATTTCGCAGGTGTCGAGCGCAATCTTCAGCTTGTCACGAGTTTCGCGATGCGACCCCCGCGGCTCTGCCATGCGTTCCAATATCAAGTCGATCGCAGCACTATTTGCTGCAGCAAGCGCGGCCTGTGAGTCGGACAAAGCGTTTAAGCGGTCCTCACGTTGTTGCTTCTGGTCGGCCGCAAATACCTGCATTCTCAACAAGTCAAGCTGGCTCTTAATCGACTTTTCATGCTGGATCGCCTGGGCTTTCTGGGCGTCCTTGTGCAACTCCTCCTGCTTGTCCAGCTGTGCGGTGAGGTTCCGACGGGTCATGTACTGGATAAACAAGACGCCCGCAAAGGCCACAAGCGCAGCGACAACCGTCATTCCCGCAGCAATAAGGGTCGCCACCGGCTGCGTCAGCCACCCGGTCGCCGGAGCAACCGGCAACCGCTCCAGGATTTCAGGGGGCAGGTTGAGCTGGGGTTCGACAACAACGGTCGGCGTCACGGGCGAAGGGATCGGCGGTTCGGGTGCAGGCTGGGACAGCAACGGCCAGGCGCTCATTCGACTCTTTCTCAAGTTGGTGAGCCAGTGTATCGAGCTGGCGAACCGTTCTCGTCACACCAGCTCCCACTCCCGTTCGATCCGGGCGACCTCATCGGAGAGCTTGCGGACCATCGAAGACATGTCGAAATTGATGCTGATCTGACCTACCTCGTCCTCACTCAGAGACAGGTGAGGACGTAGGGACTCGAACCACGCTCTACCTTCAAGTTGTTCGATCACGGGATCCTGAGCCCCGGCCTCACGCCGACGCTGCACCTCGTGCATGACCAACTCGTGGTGCGTTTGGAAAATGCTCTCGCGCCACTGGGTGATTAGTTCGCGACGATGCCCTTGGCGCTCGCGTTGTCGCTCAACATCCCGCGTCTTATCGAGTTCGCGCGACTTCACGAACCACGAGATCCAGGGAGACGACAGGGAAACCAGAGCGGTAAAGAAACCACCGACCGCACCACCAATAACACCAACCCAGACGTCTGACATGGTCGAGAGCGTATCCCGCACACGAGAAAACCCCCGGACCAGGAGGAACGGGGGCTTCCTCGTTCAATGTCAAGTCTGTGACGTCTCGATGGGGCTCTGTGGAGCATTCGGAACGATCCTGGACAAGATCGCCGACGCCTGTGGCGTGAGCTGTCCGCCCTTGCGGCCGGCCGATCCAGTGAGCAGTCCATCTTTACGCGCCCTCCACAAGTGCCCCCGAATCGTCTGCAACGACTTCCCGATGTCCTCGGCGAGACGCTCGACCGGCTTCGCTTGTCCCGAGTTCACGCGGGACACGTACGCCGACGACAGCAGCGCCAGGTACTCGGGAGTGATGCCCTTGGCGAGTGCGTCTCGAATCCGCTCGATACGACCCGTTTCGTACTCGTCCGATCGCCTCCGCCATCTATCGGCACTCGCAAGCTGACGCCGTAGCTGAGCCGTAGCGGCACGAAAGTCCACCGAGCGAAGGACCGTGCTCGATATTCCCCCTGCCGGGTACGCCTGCGGATCGGACGGCGTCACCAGAAGCTCGATCGGCCCTCCCTGGATGTCCCCTTCCTCCGGCCAGGCCATCCTCACGATCCAGTCGGGTCCGAGATCCATCTCCACGTGTCGATTCGATGTCATGAGCCGACCCTAGCACCCTCCAACATGTTGGATTTGACGGACATGTTGAGCACGTGTCATAGTCATGTCAGCGCCGGATGGACCGGCGATGTACACGAGGAGATACACACAGTTGAAGACCACTACCGGGGTCGACACGTTCGCTTGGCTCGATGCGATCGAATCACACCCCTCTACGTCGAGTGCTGACTCATTGGTTGCACTCGGGATGCTCGGAGTTGCGACGGACCGGACGCCAGAGGAGATGGACGAAGGCGCGTTGCGTCTGCATGTTGCGGGGTTCTTGCGCCCCGTTGCGATCGACGGCAACGACTACACGTACGAACTCGCAATGCCACCGGAAACCGTTGCGGCTTAACGCAACATCCCAGTTCAACGCGTTGCACCTGCAATGCAACGACTACGCAATACGACAGAGCCCCCGGCGCTGGAATCGCCGGGGGTTCCTTGTGTCCACCCTACCGAGAAAGGAACAGCCCGTGAGGAAGCACACCGTCACCAAGCAATGGTCGACGAAGTTCAGCCGGAACCAGTACCGGATCAAGGTCGAGGGCTTCTCGACATCACTCATGTTCAGCGAGTCCGAACTTGCTGTGCTCGCCGACAACATCCACCAGGCCCTGGGAGGCACCACGAATGACAGCATCAACCACCGGTGATTTCAGCAAGCTCAAGTGGCTCAAGAGGACAGACGGGCACAAGTTCACGCTGTCGGAGTTCCGAGTCCTGATCTCGTTGTTCAACCACTCTGGTTCCCAAGGAAAGAAGTCGCATCCCGGTATCGAACTGATGATGCGGGAGACCGGCCTGAGCAAAGGCGTCGTGTCCGCCGCTGTCACGTCGCTGAAGGAACGCGGATGGGTCCATGAGACTTTCCGAGGTTCCGGCTACTCCAAGAAAGCATCCCAGTTCGATCTCATCCCCGATGCCCCGAACCCCGACTACGCGGCGTCACATAGTTCCGGCCACTCGGAACCATGCGAGGACCATAGTTCCGATTCGCAGTGCCATAGTTCCGAGTCTGACCCCGTCATAGTTACGGCTACTCGTAACCCATCAGATCCTGGATCAGATCCTGAGATCAGATCCTGGAGAGACGAGAGTCCTGGAGACTCTCCATCAGATCATGCAAGGTCGCAGGAAGCGACCAAGGGATCAGAGTCTTTTCCAATGGGGGAAGAATCCCATGGGGACCCAGAGGCCCCCGAGGGAGTTGACCCAGAGGAGGCAGCTCGAATAGCTGCCGACCTCACCAAGACGTTGTTCCACTCCGATCCGTGGGCACGCAACCCACTGGATCCCGTCGTGGAACGTCCTCGGTTCAAGATCCCCGAAGGGATCGACATCGAAGACGAGGCAGCTCTCGCGGCTGCCGGATTCAAACGGGTGATGGACCCGTTCGCCGAGGACTGGTGCGTGGTGCCCGCCTGACTCCACCGGGGAGTTGTCACTTCCCCACACATCGGCACTCGTGCCGGCCAACCATCCACCAGGAAGAACACCCGAGCGCCTATGTGGGCGCTCCACAACATCGAGAACAGGAACCCCATGCAAGAGAACGACGTCTTACCCGAACGTTTCGAGGGGTCGGACCATACGAGTCCGACCTCCGCTCAGACGGAATACCTGAGCGAGATCACCATCGAGCAGCTCGAAGAAGTCGAAGAGCTGACCGGGCCACCACCAGTGGCACCGGAAGAGTACGTCTGTAAAGACCGTGATCGCACTCAGCCCAAGCGAGACGCCGAAGCCGGGGAACGCATCACCCGAGACCTCGGCGACTTCGTAGCGTCCGGCCACGGCTACATGGTCGAGTCGTTCTCGACTGCGACGACGCTTCCGACGACGTGCCGGTACTGCAACGGCCCGCTGCCGTTGCCCGAGACGGCAGACTTCGTCTGCGAGTTCCCGCACCTCCCGTGGGACAAGTGCCGGTGCAACTGGTGCGTGATCAAGGAGGAGAGGCTCCTTCGCGACGTGGGAGGTCAGCCCGAGATCTGCAACGAGAAGGCGTGTCGGCGCGCACAGAAGCGCGACGAGATGCGCCGGTACAGAGCCAGGAAGAAGGCCGAGAAACAGGGTATGGCAGAGATCACAGCGTCACAGATCACCGCAGCGTGATTTCTGTAGGGTTTGAACCCCTAGAGATGACGGGGTAAGGGCACAGGGGCGGGACTTCAGGCACCCGCCCCCGCCTCCCCCGAGCGACGCCCCCACGTCGCTCCCTCCCCAGTCGAGCGCCGGAACCGAGTCCTGGCGCTCCTGGGGCCGGACTTCCGAGCACTAGCTCGGTAACAGCTACCCGCAAGATGCGGGTGGAGTCAGGATCAGGCAGTGACGACGTTGGTCAGCTTCACGAAGCTCGACCGGATTCTGTGTCTCCTTTGGTGATTGGGTGATCACCACAGACCTCGGGCGAGCCGGTCACTCCCCGAGGTCCACCAAACTTCCCGAGAAGCCCCCGGATGAAACCGGGGGCATTCTCATTTGTCCAAAACCATGAGCACACATGAAAGGAGGTGTTCGCATGACCACGTGTCCGCAAGGTCACGAGATCCGCTCCAGCGCAGACCGCGACCGGCAAGGGTATTGCCGCGAGTGCAGGCGCGAGGGTGACCGTGCCAGACGGCTACAGCGCCGAGCAGCGTATGAGGTCGTCAAAGTCTTCGAGGCTGCCGGAGTCAAGTTCCAGAACGACGGCGTCCCGATCAACGCCTCCGACGTCGCAGAGACCCTCATCCGGGTCTATGGCCGATAGGCCACCCCGACATACCAATTCCAGTTTCTGAGCCGTCTGCGTCCATCACAGACGGCTTTCTTGATGCCCAGGAGGCAACCCATGACGTTCGACGAACTCCCCATCGAGTGGCAACAGCGCATCAAGCGACTTCGCACTCACTCAGCCCGATACCGAACCCAGCGCAACGAGCTGCGAGAACAGCTCTCGGCTCTCACCAACACCCACAAGGATAACAATGCTTGACACTGACCTGATCCAGCGTGTGCTCGACCATGGCGGTCGCCCAGTCACCTGGTGCATCCCCGAAGATGCCGTCATCCGCCCCGGCTCCGGGGAGTCCATGCTCGATGGCATGGTCATCACCTCCTGGGAGGCACAGGCCAATGACTGAAGAGAACAACGCACCGATCGAGACCCCGGATGACCAGCAGGAAACTCCCAAGGTCAACAAGGAAGCCCGGTACCGCACCGAGCGGAACGAGGCACGCACCGAGCGTGACTCGCTGGCTGAGCGGATCGAGCGCCTTCAGACTCGCGAGATCGAGCGGTTGGCGTCGGAACACCTGAGTGTTCCTGCGGATCTCCTGACGTTGTCAGGGAAGACCCTCGCGGACCTCCTGGACGACGACGGCGACGTCGACCCCGAGAAGGTCTCCGCCGTGGCCACTGAGCTACTCGGTTCACGTCCAGGTCTGAAGCCGATCGACCTCGCCACCGACCCGAGCCAGGGACACGGGTCGCATGGTCGAGGTACTCCAAAATGGGGAGACCTTCTCCGATGAAGCTTCGGTTACTGCATTGCGTCTGCGGCGTCGGCAGTAACCAACGTTAGGGCCTGCGGCCCAACATGATCCGGTCTGTGGCCGGTGACTCCGGCGAACGCCCTACGCGTTCCGCCTCGCTCAATCCATAACGCCCCCTTGGCATCAGGCCATGGGGGCCTTCTCGTTCCATAGGAGGAACAACCATGA includes these proteins:
- a CDS encoding bifunctional methylenetetrahydrofolate dehydrogenase/methenyltetrahydrofolate cyclohydrolase, coding for MTATILDGKATRDEIFEDLKVRVSALKDKGITPGLGTVLVGDDPGSAAYVRGKHNDCAKVGITSIRRDLPGDITQEKLDATIDELNANPDCTGYIVQLPLPKQLDENAALERIDPDKDADGLHPVNLGRLVLGKEAPLPCTPRGILHLLRRYEVPIEGAHVVVVGRGVTVGRPIGLLFTRRSENATVTLCHTRTRDLGAEVRRADIVIAAAGVPGLVTADMVKPGAAVLDVGVSRTEDGLRGDVAADVAEVAGFLSPNPGGVGPLTRAFLLTNVVERAERVAASLG
- a CDS encoding pentapeptide repeat-containing protein; translation: MDPVEEVVGEDYGDARLPAQNWQRRHYTKCNFRDADLSELRTESVIFTDCDFTGADLAESHHVGTAFRSCSFTRTTLWHSEFRNCSFLGSEFDNCRLRPMVFDECDFTLVSLGGADLRGLDFTDCRFREANLVRTDLRRAVLRSADLSGARTGGAKFDGADLRGAQVDANLWTAASLDKAQIELTQAIAYATANGLVVEPT
- a CDS encoding helix-turn-helix domain-containing protein is translated as MTASTTGDFSKLKWLKRTDGHKFTLSEFRVLISLFNHSGSQGKKSHPGIELMMRETGLSKGVVSAAVTSLKERGWVHETFRGSGYSKKASQFDLIPDAPNPDYAASHSSGHSEPCEDHSSDSQCHSSESDPVIVTATRNPSDPGSDPEIRSWRDESPGDSPSDHARSQEATKGSESFPMGEESHGDPEAPEGVDPEEAARIAADLTKTLFHSDPWARNPLDPVVERPRFKIPEGIDIEDEAALAAAGFKRVMDPFAEDWCVVPA